A genomic stretch from Puniceicoccales bacterium includes:
- a CDS encoding glycogen/starch synthase — MSRKLKILMVSPECVPFAKTGGLGDCVASLSLHLAELGHDIRVAMPFYAEVKLPKSASANLEPMIVNLGHGTEYARLW, encoded by the coding sequence ATGTCGAGAAAATTGAAAATTTTAATGGTTTCTCCGGAATGTGTGCCATTTGCAAAAACCGGGGGTTTAGGCGACTGCGTAGCGTCATTGTCTCTGCATCTGGCTGAGCTTGGTCACGACATCCGTGTAGCCATGCCATTCTATGCCGAAGTTAAATTGCCAAAATCTGCCAGTGCAAATCTGGAGCCTATGATAGTAAACCTGGGCCACGGTACTGAATATGCCAGGCTTTGGG